The proteins below are encoded in one region of Pleuronectes platessa chromosome 14, fPlePla1.1, whole genome shotgun sequence:
- the LOC128456292 gene encoding F-box/WD repeat-containing protein 9 isoform X1, giving the protein MSDVRGNLCEPCPPDPVGPPSDEAPGPDLQSPQPAGQPSSADASPSPCAEKNGLLSLPWEMVTHIASYLPAQCVTTVLPKVCQTLGNLEKDSSAWQLRARRLIGSQAGFPVGPREDFDWPTACLEMEQLIICWKGRAQLLPGQAQPEEEESNEVRQQQQAGQDRQPGEEGQDGGREAEVEGAGGALQEAAYGAGEEMEVVIKDGDGEMQPIEGADQLARLREDLNERVENIVALNEEEMDPRMMFDANGEDGALNHQENLADPGNLGGGRQGEMEQSQPCRSPSPPPALERITIPTNHIASVNSVLLVGGEGKVCATASRDWNVKLWDLQAGSTGTLLHTLGGQDALHTHRGWVWCLASQGSLLASGCFDSSVRLWDLQAGGAVRGLIRTDSAVLCLSYQTDVLLAGTMNKTIIMWDTRAASPVVKSLCLHGNGVMCLAADDQYIISGGKDHNVYVYDRRAGKVLKKLRLTSYLRSLSYSGSEVWAGDSKGMLRSFSTQAGTFQDKDLFKFDVGHTAMITGVHRSHGSLYTCSSDRTVKVHIPCAPPRTLCTLHHQVGVSGLSVDAGVFAVATGDVCVDVWRPRK; this is encoded by the exons ATGTCTGACGTCAGGGGGAACCTGTGTGAACCGTGTCCTCCTGACCCTGTGGGACCCCCGAGTGATGAGGCCCCCGGGCCTGACCTCCAGAG TCCTCAGCCTGCCGGTCAGCCATCCTCAGCAGATGCCAGCCCCTCACCCTGCGCTGAGAAAAATGGCTTGTTGTCTTTACCGTGGGAGATGGTCACCCACATCGCCTCGTACCTTCCTGCGCAGTGTGTCACCACTGTGCTGCCAAAG GTCTGCCAGACATTGGGTAATTTGGAAAAGGACAGCAGCGCATGGCAACTCCGAGCACGTAGATTAATAGGATCCCAAGCTGGCTTTCCAGTGGGGCCAAGGGAGGACTTTGACTGGCCTACTGCTTGCCTGGAGATGGAGCAGCTGATAATCTGCTGGAAAGGCAGAGCGCAGCTTTTGCCCGGACAGGCccaaccagaggaggaggaaagtaatgaagtgaggcagcagcagcaggcggggCAGGACAGGCAACCAGGCGAAGAGGGACAGGATGGTGGCAGAGAGGCTGAGGTAGAAGGGGCAGGGGGGGCTCTGCAGGAGGCTGCATATGGTGCTGGTGAAGAAATGGAGGTGGTAATAAAAGATGGTGATGGTGAAATGCAGCCCATTGAAGGTGCGGACCAACTAGCAAGATTAAGAGAAGATTTAAATGAGAGGGTGGAGAATATAGTAGCACTGAACGAAGAAGAAATGGACCCCAGGATGATGTTCGATGCTAATGGGGAAGATGGTGCTCTTAATCACCAAGAGAACTTGGCTGACCCTGGGAATCTGGGAGGTGGAAGACAGGGAGAGATGGAACAAAGTCAACCCTGCAGAAGTCCTAGCCCACCCCCAGCACTGGAACGCATCACCATCCCTACAAACCACATTGCCTCAGTCAACTCTGTTCTCCTTGTCGGGGGAGAGGGGAAAGTTTGCGCCACAGCTTCCAGAGACTGGAATGTTAAACTGTGGGATCTACAAGCAGGCTCTACTGGGACACTGCTGCACACATTGGGAGGACAGGATGCGTTACACACCCATCGGGGCTGGGTCTGGTGCCTGGCATCTCAAGGGTCTCTGCTGGCTTCAGGGTGCTTTGACAGCTCAGTGAGGCTGTGGGACCTGCAGGCAGGTGGTGCAGTTCGAGGCCTAATCAGAACTGATTCTGctgtcctctgcctgtcctATCAGACAGATGTGTTGCTGGCTGGTACAATGAACAAGACGATCATCATGTGGGACACCAGAG CTGCCAGCCCCGTGGTGAAAAGCCTCTGTCTCCACGGTAATGGTGTGATGTGCCTGGCTGCAGATGACCAGTACATCATCTCTGGGGGTAAAGACCACAATGTATACGTCTATGATCGCAGGGCAGGCAAAGTCTTGAAGAAACTTCGG CTGACCTCTTACCTGCGGTCCTTGAGCTACAGTGGCAGTGAGGTATGGGCAGGAGACAGCAAGGGCATGCTCCGCTCCTTTTCCACACAAGCAGGGACTTTCCAAGACAAGGATTTGTTCAAGTTTGATGTGGGACACACTGCTATGATCACTGGTGTCCACAGATCTCATGGGAGCCTCTACACTTGTTCATCTGATCGTACTGTCAAG GTACACATCCCTTGTGCGCCTCCGAGGACATTATGCACACTGCATCATCAAGTTGGAGTCAGTGGG CTGAGTGTGGACGCTGGAGTCTTCGCTgtagccacaggagatgtgtgtgtagatgtctgGAGGCCCAGAAAATGA
- the pfkla gene encoding ATP-dependent 6-phosphofructokinase, liver type: MSSMDLERLKMTGAGRAMAVLTSGGDAQGMNAALRAVTRMGIYVGAKVYLIHEGYQGLVDGGDNIKLAHWHSVTNIIQQGGTVIGSARCKVFTTREGRVAAAYNLVKKGITNLCVCGGDGSLTGANIFRSEWSSLLEELVQKGRITDTLAQQHDHLNIVGLVGSIDNDFCGTDMTIGADSALHRIMEIIDAIMTTAQSHQRTFVLEVMGRHCGYLALVSALASGADWLFIPESPPKEGWEDRMCSRLESSRIKGSRLNIIIIAEGAIDINGKSISSTYVKDLVVDRLGYDTRVTVLGHVQRGGTPSAFDRILSSKLGVEAVVALMEGSPDTPACVIGLSGNQAVRLPLMECVEMTKLVQNAMNEKKFDEAVKLRGGSFENNLNIYKLLAFQKPAQVQSNFSVAILNVGAPAAGMNAAARSAVRLALAHGHKVFAVNDGYQGLANGAVSEMEWHSVAGWTGQGGSLLGTKRTLPKKHMEKIVETIAKFNISALLVIGGFEAYEGVLQLFEARSRYNELCIPMCVIPATISNNVPGTDFSLGADTAVNAAMEGCDKIKQSASGTKRRVFVVETMGGFCGYLATSTGIAVGADAAYIFEDPININDLKTNVEHLAEKMKKDVQRGLVLRNEKCHENYTTDFIHKLYSSEGKGIFDCRVNVLGHLQQGGAPSPFDRNFGTKLGVRVIQWISERLTENFRQGRVFTNSPDTACVLGLHRKVIKFTPVAELKAVTDFEHRMPTVQWWYNLRPMLKMLAKYQTSFCEYVPGEIEHVTRRSLSIDSGF, from the exons GGATGAACGCCGCTCTCCGAGCTGTGACCCGGATGGGCATTTATGTGGGGGCCAAGGTCTATCTTATTCATGAG GGATACCAGGGCCTGGTGGATGGAGGAGACAACATCAAACTGGCTCACTGGCACAGTGTGACCAACATCATCCAACAG GGTGGGACTGTGATTGGTAGTGCCAGATGCAAGGTCTTCACAACGCGGGAGggcagagtcgccgccgcctaCAACCTCGTGAAGAAAGGCATcaccaacctgtgtgtgtgtggtggagacGGCAGCCTCACCGGGGCCAACATCTTCCGCAGTGAGTGGAGCAGTTTGCTGGAGGAGCTCGTACAGAAAG GACGGATCACAGACACTCTGGCCCAGCAGCACGATCACCTGAACATCGTGGGGCTCGTTGGCTCCATCGATAACGACTTCTGTGGCACTGACATGACCATCGGAGCCGACTCGGCGCTGCACCGCATCATGGAGATCATTGACGCCATCATGACCACGGCCCAGAG CCACCAGCGCACTTTTGTTCTGGAAGTAATGGGTCGACACTGTGG GTATCTGGCCTTGGTGTCAGCGCTGGCGTCTGGGGCCGACTGGCTCTTTATTCCAGAGTCTCCCCCTAAGGAGGGCTGGGAGGACCGTATGTGTTCTCGTCTAGAATCG AGCCGTATAAAGGGATCAAGACTGAACATTATAATCATCGCAGAAGGAGCCATTGACATTAATGGCAAATCCATCTCCTCAACTTATGTAAAAGAT cTGGTGGTGGATCGGCTGGGTTATGACACCAGAGTGACAGTACTCGGCCACGTTCAGCGAGGAGGAACTCCCTCGGCCTTCGACAGAATTCTG AGCAGTAAGCTGGGTGTGGAGGCTGTAGTGGCTCTGATGGAGGGCTCTCCTGACACTCCAGCCTGTGTCATCGGCCTGTCAGGTAACCAGGCTGTTCGTCTTCCTCTAATGGAGTGTGTGGAGATG ACTAAGTTGGTTCAGAATGCCATGAACGAGAAGAAGTTTGATGAGGCGGTCAAACTGCGAggagg GAGTTTTGAGAACAACTTGAACATCTACAAGCTTCTCGCCTTCCAGAAACCGGCCCAGGTTCAG AGCAACTTCTCCGTGGCTATTCTGAACGTTGGAGCTCCGGCTGCAGGGATGAATGCAGCCGCGAGGTCGGCGGTGAGATTAGCACTTGCTCACGGACACAAGGTCTTTGCGGTGAACGATGGATATCAAGGACTTGCCAATGGAGCG GTTTCTGAAATGGAATGGCACAGTGTGGCCGGATGGACGGGACAAGGGGGCTCGCTGCTGGGAACAAAACG GACGCTTCCAAAAAAACACATGGAGAAGATTGTGGAAACCATTGCCAAGTTCAATATTTCAGCTCTTCTCGTCATTGGAGGGTTCGAG GCGTACGAAGGagtgctgcagctgtttgaagCCCGGAGTCGCTACAACGAGCTCTGTATACCCATGTGTGTGATCCCGGCCACCATCAGCAACAACGTGCCTGGAACTGACTTCAGCCTGGGAGCAGACACTGCCGTCAACGCTGCCATGGAG GGCTGTGACAAGATAAAGCAGTCTGCCAGTGGGACCAAGAGAAGAGTGTTCGTGGTGGAGACTATGGGTGGATTCTGTGGCTATCTGGCCACGTCCACTGGAATAGCTGTGGGTGCTGACGCAGCCTACATCTTTGAGGACCCCATCAACATCAATGACCTGAAG ACCAACGTGGAGCATTTAGCTGAAAAAATGAAGAAGGACGTCCAGCGGGGTCTGGTACTGAG GAATGAGAAATGCCATGAAAACTACACGACAGATTTCATCCATAAGCTGTATTCCTCAGAGGGGAAGGGCATCTTTGACTGCAGAGTCAATGTGTTGGGACACCTTCAGCAG GGTGGTGCACCTTCTCCATTTGACAGAAATTTTGGCACCAAGTTGGGTGTGAGGGTGATCCAGTGGATTTCAGAGAGATTGACGGAAAACTTTCGACAAG GCCGCGTGTTCACCAACTCGCCAGATACAGCGTGTGTGCTCGGCCTACACAGGAAGGTCATCAAGTTCACCCCTGTCGCTGAGCTGAAGGCTGTGACTGATTTTGA GCACCGGATGCCCACGGTCCAGTGGTGGTACAACCTTCGGCCAATGCTAAAAATGTTGGCCAAGTATCAGACCAGCTTCTGTGAATATGTCCCAGGAGAGATCGAACATGTGACCCGACGCTCCCTCAGCATCGATTCTGGGTTCTAA
- the LOC128456292 gene encoding F-box/WD repeat-containing protein 9 isoform X3, producing the protein MVTHIASYLPAQCVTTVLPKVCQTLGNLEKDSSAWQLRARRLIGSQAGFPVGPREDFDWPTACLEMEQLIICWKGRAQLLPGQAQPEEEESNEVRQQQQAGQDRQPGEEGQDGGREAEVEGAGGALQEAAYGAGEEMEVVIKDGDGEMQPIEGADQLARLREDLNERVENIVALNEEEMDPRMMFDANGEDGALNHQENLADPGNLGGGRQGEMEQSQPCRSPSPPPALERITIPTNHIASVNSVLLVGGEGKVCATASRDWNVKLWDLQAGSTGTLLHTLGGQDALHTHRGWVWCLASQGSLLASGCFDSSVRLWDLQAGGAVRGLIRTDSAVLCLSYQTDVLLAGTMNKTIIMWDTRAASPVVKSLCLHGNGVMCLAADDQYIISGGKDHNVYVYDRRAGKVLKKLRLTSYLRSLSYSGSEVWAGDSKGMLRSFSTQAGTFQDKDLFKFDVGHTAMITGVHRSHGSLYTCSSDRTVKVHIPCAPPRTLCTLHHQVGVSGLSVDAGVFAVATGDVCVDVWRPRK; encoded by the exons ATGGTCACCCACATCGCCTCGTACCTTCCTGCGCAGTGTGTCACCACTGTGCTGCCAAAG GTCTGCCAGACATTGGGTAATTTGGAAAAGGACAGCAGCGCATGGCAACTCCGAGCACGTAGATTAATAGGATCCCAAGCTGGCTTTCCAGTGGGGCCAAGGGAGGACTTTGACTGGCCTACTGCTTGCCTGGAGATGGAGCAGCTGATAATCTGCTGGAAAGGCAGAGCGCAGCTTTTGCCCGGACAGGCccaaccagaggaggaggaaagtaatgaagtgaggcagcagcagcaggcggggCAGGACAGGCAACCAGGCGAAGAGGGACAGGATGGTGGCAGAGAGGCTGAGGTAGAAGGGGCAGGGGGGGCTCTGCAGGAGGCTGCATATGGTGCTGGTGAAGAAATGGAGGTGGTAATAAAAGATGGTGATGGTGAAATGCAGCCCATTGAAGGTGCGGACCAACTAGCAAGATTAAGAGAAGATTTAAATGAGAGGGTGGAGAATATAGTAGCACTGAACGAAGAAGAAATGGACCCCAGGATGATGTTCGATGCTAATGGGGAAGATGGTGCTCTTAATCACCAAGAGAACTTGGCTGACCCTGGGAATCTGGGAGGTGGAAGACAGGGAGAGATGGAACAAAGTCAACCCTGCAGAAGTCCTAGCCCACCCCCAGCACTGGAACGCATCACCATCCCTACAAACCACATTGCCTCAGTCAACTCTGTTCTCCTTGTCGGGGGAGAGGGGAAAGTTTGCGCCACAGCTTCCAGAGACTGGAATGTTAAACTGTGGGATCTACAAGCAGGCTCTACTGGGACACTGCTGCACACATTGGGAGGACAGGATGCGTTACACACCCATCGGGGCTGGGTCTGGTGCCTGGCATCTCAAGGGTCTCTGCTGGCTTCAGGGTGCTTTGACAGCTCAGTGAGGCTGTGGGACCTGCAGGCAGGTGGTGCAGTTCGAGGCCTAATCAGAACTGATTCTGctgtcctctgcctgtcctATCAGACAGATGTGTTGCTGGCTGGTACAATGAACAAGACGATCATCATGTGGGACACCAGAG CTGCCAGCCCCGTGGTGAAAAGCCTCTGTCTCCACGGTAATGGTGTGATGTGCCTGGCTGCAGATGACCAGTACATCATCTCTGGGGGTAAAGACCACAATGTATACGTCTATGATCGCAGGGCAGGCAAAGTCTTGAAGAAACTTCGG CTGACCTCTTACCTGCGGTCCTTGAGCTACAGTGGCAGTGAGGTATGGGCAGGAGACAGCAAGGGCATGCTCCGCTCCTTTTCCACACAAGCAGGGACTTTCCAAGACAAGGATTTGTTCAAGTTTGATGTGGGACACACTGCTATGATCACTGGTGTCCACAGATCTCATGGGAGCCTCTACACTTGTTCATCTGATCGTACTGTCAAG GTACACATCCCTTGTGCGCCTCCGAGGACATTATGCACACTGCATCATCAAGTTGGAGTCAGTGGG CTGAGTGTGGACGCTGGAGTCTTCGCTgtagccacaggagatgtgtgtgtagatgtctgGAGGCCCAGAAAATGA
- the LOC128456292 gene encoding F-box/WD repeat-containing protein 9 isoform X2: MLVPLIPSSPQPAGQPSSADASPSPCAEKNGLLSLPWEMVTHIASYLPAQCVTTVLPKVCQTLGNLEKDSSAWQLRARRLIGSQAGFPVGPREDFDWPTACLEMEQLIICWKGRAQLLPGQAQPEEEESNEVRQQQQAGQDRQPGEEGQDGGREAEVEGAGGALQEAAYGAGEEMEVVIKDGDGEMQPIEGADQLARLREDLNERVENIVALNEEEMDPRMMFDANGEDGALNHQENLADPGNLGGGRQGEMEQSQPCRSPSPPPALERITIPTNHIASVNSVLLVGGEGKVCATASRDWNVKLWDLQAGSTGTLLHTLGGQDALHTHRGWVWCLASQGSLLASGCFDSSVRLWDLQAGGAVRGLIRTDSAVLCLSYQTDVLLAGTMNKTIIMWDTRAASPVVKSLCLHGNGVMCLAADDQYIISGGKDHNVYVYDRRAGKVLKKLRLTSYLRSLSYSGSEVWAGDSKGMLRSFSTQAGTFQDKDLFKFDVGHTAMITGVHRSHGSLYTCSSDRTVKVHIPCAPPRTLCTLHHQVGVSGLSVDAGVFAVATGDVCVDVWRPRK; encoded by the exons ATGTTGGTCCCTCTCATCCCTTCCAGTCCTCAGCCTGCCGGTCAGCCATCCTCAGCAGATGCCAGCCCCTCACCCTGCGCTGAGAAAAATGGCTTGTTGTCTTTACCGTGGGAGATGGTCACCCACATCGCCTCGTACCTTCCTGCGCAGTGTGTCACCACTGTGCTGCCAAAG GTCTGCCAGACATTGGGTAATTTGGAAAAGGACAGCAGCGCATGGCAACTCCGAGCACGTAGATTAATAGGATCCCAAGCTGGCTTTCCAGTGGGGCCAAGGGAGGACTTTGACTGGCCTACTGCTTGCCTGGAGATGGAGCAGCTGATAATCTGCTGGAAAGGCAGAGCGCAGCTTTTGCCCGGACAGGCccaaccagaggaggaggaaagtaatgaagtgaggcagcagcagcaggcggggCAGGACAGGCAACCAGGCGAAGAGGGACAGGATGGTGGCAGAGAGGCTGAGGTAGAAGGGGCAGGGGGGGCTCTGCAGGAGGCTGCATATGGTGCTGGTGAAGAAATGGAGGTGGTAATAAAAGATGGTGATGGTGAAATGCAGCCCATTGAAGGTGCGGACCAACTAGCAAGATTAAGAGAAGATTTAAATGAGAGGGTGGAGAATATAGTAGCACTGAACGAAGAAGAAATGGACCCCAGGATGATGTTCGATGCTAATGGGGAAGATGGTGCTCTTAATCACCAAGAGAACTTGGCTGACCCTGGGAATCTGGGAGGTGGAAGACAGGGAGAGATGGAACAAAGTCAACCCTGCAGAAGTCCTAGCCCACCCCCAGCACTGGAACGCATCACCATCCCTACAAACCACATTGCCTCAGTCAACTCTGTTCTCCTTGTCGGGGGAGAGGGGAAAGTTTGCGCCACAGCTTCCAGAGACTGGAATGTTAAACTGTGGGATCTACAAGCAGGCTCTACTGGGACACTGCTGCACACATTGGGAGGACAGGATGCGTTACACACCCATCGGGGCTGGGTCTGGTGCCTGGCATCTCAAGGGTCTCTGCTGGCTTCAGGGTGCTTTGACAGCTCAGTGAGGCTGTGGGACCTGCAGGCAGGTGGTGCAGTTCGAGGCCTAATCAGAACTGATTCTGctgtcctctgcctgtcctATCAGACAGATGTGTTGCTGGCTGGTACAATGAACAAGACGATCATCATGTGGGACACCAGAG CTGCCAGCCCCGTGGTGAAAAGCCTCTGTCTCCACGGTAATGGTGTGATGTGCCTGGCTGCAGATGACCAGTACATCATCTCTGGGGGTAAAGACCACAATGTATACGTCTATGATCGCAGGGCAGGCAAAGTCTTGAAGAAACTTCGG CTGACCTCTTACCTGCGGTCCTTGAGCTACAGTGGCAGTGAGGTATGGGCAGGAGACAGCAAGGGCATGCTCCGCTCCTTTTCCACACAAGCAGGGACTTTCCAAGACAAGGATTTGTTCAAGTTTGATGTGGGACACACTGCTATGATCACTGGTGTCCACAGATCTCATGGGAGCCTCTACACTTGTTCATCTGATCGTACTGTCAAG GTACACATCCCTTGTGCGCCTCCGAGGACATTATGCACACTGCATCATCAAGTTGGAGTCAGTGGG CTGAGTGTGGACGCTGGAGTCTTCGCTgtagccacaggagatgtgtgtgtagatgtctgGAGGCCCAGAAAATGA
- the tmem169b gene encoding transmembrane protein 169 — protein sequence MAQVEECQTEGEGSPQLISLRSDASGNHVDDGEVGPPIRRKRRKKRDMRPDSIIVYRSDMETVPGEDPGSEEGAERSAEEGAKFLCTPTSDGGGWSLPPDSRYVTLTGTITRGKKKGQVVDIHVTLTEKELRDLNKSKERLDAECEAGEGSKCNCGISVCQGPHVVLWSLSCAPVVFLLSFITSFYYGTLTWYNVFLVYNEERTFWHKITICPFLIIFYPMLIMPVALSLALYSAVVQVSWAFGEWWQVVRDFEKGFCGWACGKLGLEDCSPYSIVELLDSDTVSGTLQSKAPSERAQTSSV from the exons ATGGCACaggtagaggagtgtcagacCGAAGGAGAGGGCAGCCCCCAGTTGATCTCCTTGAGGTCAGACGCATCGGGGAACCATGTGGACGATGGAGAAGTGGGACCCCCtatcaggaggaagaggaggaagaagagagacatgCGTCCAGACTCCATCATTGTGTACCGCTCTGACATGGAGACGGTGCCGGGAGAGGACCCAGGCAGcgaggagggagcagagaggagcgcAGAGGAGGGAGCTAAATTCCTCTGCACGCCCACGAGCGATG GTGGAGGCTGGAGCCTTCCTCCAGACAGCCGTTACGTGACCCTGACCGGCACCATCACCCGGGGCAAGAAGAAGGGTCAGGTGGTGGACATACATGTCACTTTGACAGAGAAGGAACTCAGGGATCTGAACAAGTCGAAGGAACGCCTCGATGCAGAGTGTGAGGCCGGGGAAGGCTCCAAATGCAACTGCGGCATAAGTGTGTGTCAGGGACCCCACGTGGTGCTGTGGAGCCTCTCCTGCGCCCCTGtggtcttcctcctctccttcatcacctccttctACTACGGCACGCTCACCTGGTACAACGTCTTCCTGGTGTACAACGAAGAGCGGACATTCTGGCACAAGATTACGATATGCcccttcctcatcatcttctaCCCCATGCTCATCATGCCTGTGGCGTTGTCTCTGGCTCTCTACTCCGCCGTGGTACAGGTGTCCTGGGCCTTCGGTGAATGGTGGCAGGTGGTGCGAGACTTTGAGAAGGGCTTCTGCGGCTGGGCCTGTGGGAAGCTGGGACTGGAGGACTGTTCCCCTTACAGCATAGTGGAGCTGCTCGACTCCGACACCGTTTCTGGCACCCTGCAGAGCAAGGCCCCCAGTGAACGCGCTCAGACATCATCGGTGTGA